In the genome of Pelobacter seleniigenes DSM 18267, one region contains:
- a CDS encoding D-2-hydroxyacid dehydrogenase family protein translates to MKIAILDDYQNVVKDLACYSLLQGHTPTVYCSAPASQAELVQRLRDQDALVLIRERTTIDAALLAQLPNLKLISQTGKLSNHLDLQACTAHGVAVAEGVGSPVAPAELCWSLIMAASRHIVPYVQNCKQGRWQDSGSLGLGRTLQGLTLGIWGYGKIGQRIARYGQAFGMNVLIWGREPSRQRALADGFSIAASKAEFFATADILSLQLRLNDQTRGCVTLADLAQMKPDALLVNTSRAALISDGALYRALQSGRPGAAALDVYDQEPARPDQEPLLTLPNVLCSPHLGYVEQGSYELYFQAAFANLVSFAAGNPQNIANPEVLGNR, encoded by the coding sequence ATGAAAATTGCGATTCTTGATGATTATCAGAATGTAGTCAAAGATCTTGCCTGCTACTCCTTGCTCCAGGGGCATACGCCGACGGTCTATTGTTCTGCCCCAGCTTCGCAGGCTGAATTGGTGCAGCGCTTGCGTGACCAGGACGCTCTTGTGCTGATCCGGGAGCGCACGACCATTGACGCGGCCCTGCTGGCGCAATTACCCAACCTGAAGCTGATCAGCCAGACCGGTAAGCTCAGTAACCATCTCGACCTGCAGGCCTGCACCGCCCATGGGGTCGCCGTGGCTGAAGGGGTTGGCTCGCCGGTGGCGCCGGCGGAATTGTGCTGGAGCCTGATCATGGCGGCCAGCCGGCATATCGTTCCCTATGTGCAGAATTGCAAACAGGGGCGCTGGCAGGATTCCGGCAGCCTGGGGCTGGGCCGGACCTTGCAAGGCTTGACCCTGGGAATCTGGGGCTACGGTAAGATTGGCCAGCGGATCGCCCGCTATGGCCAAGCCTTCGGAATGAATGTCCTGATCTGGGGGCGGGAGCCGTCCCGCCAGCGGGCGCTGGCGGATGGGTTTTCCATTGCCGCGAGCAAGGCTGAATTTTTTGCCACGGCCGATATCCTTTCCCTGCAGTTGCGCCTCAATGACCAGACCCGTGGCTGTGTGACCCTGGCCGACCTGGCGCAGATGAAACCGGATGCCTTGCTGGTCAATACCAGCCGGGCGGCGCTTATCAGTGACGGGGCGTTGTATCGAGCCCTGCAAAGCGGGCGTCCCGGTGCGGCGGCGCTGGATGTTTACGACCAGGAACCAGCCCGGCCGGACCAGGAACCGCTCCTGACTTTGCCCAATGTCCTCTGCTCCCCTCACCTGGGCTATGTGGAGCAGGGCAGTTACGAACTCTACTTTCAGGCGGCGTTTGCCAACCTGGTCAGTTTTGCCGCCGGGAATCCGCAAAATATTGCCAATCCGGAGGTCTTGGGTAACCGGTAA
- a CDS encoding c-type cytochrome yields MQSDLKKIVSILGIALLLLTTFIATGFADDDRDSRYEKSRRYDRYEQGRSYDHRNWRHDRDRDDDHDRNSDRDDDDGVTPVPTPDPIPVPVPTPDPTPVPTPDPTPVPVPTPDPTPVPTPDPTPVPVPTPDPTPVPDPTPVPDPTPALDGAALYNQNCAGCHGQSNYGANVPASHLGGRVNLTQEEIDAINAL; encoded by the coding sequence ATGCAAAGTGATTTGAAAAAAATAGTTTCTATTCTTGGAATTGCTCTTTTACTGCTGACAACCTTTATTGCCACCGGTTTCGCCGATGATGATCGGGATAGCCGCTATGAAAAGAGCAGAAGATACGATCGATATGAGCAGGGTCGCAGTTATGATCATCGCAACTGGCGGCATGACCGTGACCGGGATGACGATCATGATCGGAATTCTGATCGTGATGATGATGACGGGGTGACTCCGGTTCCAACTCCTGATCCCATTCCGGTACCGGTGCCGACTCCCGATCCAACCCCGGTTCCGACTCCCGACCCGACTCCGGTCCCGGTTCCGACTCCTGATCCTACTCCGGTTCCGACCCCCGATCCGACTCCGGTCCCGGTTCCGACTCCCGATCCTACCCCGGTGCCTGACCCGACTCCGGTGCCTGATCCGACCCCGGCCCTGGACGGTGCTGCGCTGTACAACCAAAACTGTGCCGGTTGTCACGGCCAGAGTAACTACGGCGCCAATGTTCCGGCCAGCCACCTTGGCGGACGGGTCAATCTGACTCAAGAAGAGATTGATGCGATAAACGCTCTTTAA
- a CDS encoding TolC family protein, which yields MKIRSVSKTCLRLLCALVLLLSVAPGGAARAAESVNLPLKVALGMAISNNLDLRVDALDSSLAAADMEGSQSIYDPVLSFSANHGQTFYTGETYGTKDTSSSLGLTQYLSTGGSVTASARAGYTKPVSDFPDDDWTDWYTSVGISIYQPLLKNFGRETMELNISLAEYDHKASLEDFRDSVSETVYSVIKAYNRLFTLRQVLDSKEDALNSARQLKENIQRQDAPGEQQDVEIANTEYAISQRLKELVDAERAIKDQEAKLRYLIGVADKTTLIPVDPPSREEPMETLDQAIELAQEQHAELKQLRLDLKANELRERVSKRKLLPNLGITASGGVRGLDDRFSDSVDQMGQGKGRWWSAGLQFSMPLGNTAAESDYRMKKLRTRQLQSRLTATEWKIRDYIEADMRALISARVQIQVTDKAVQSAQQRLDRYRASLARKTSTVQNLLDAESDLLYARNSQVAALEDFANAVALLWKDAGVLLEREDIHIETADPEDLTAEPRGFPSAEQAVATVSAATPEATPEQSAASARVAQQVTQAILKNAAEEQKEEHNKPSLEQEIKPAATGQSVAKAEPAVKAVAAQAPAAAVAYRLRIGEFIAAELPRVRRLIRAAGLQPQQAEGEPHSQFVIRLVLGDFSSLGPAKSALEQLAGSGADGFVLPHGVDGYRAYAGSFFDRAGAEREQQRLAAKGLTLSLEETRVKLPTTLVTVGPFSGQQAARQVVTALEKKGLRPTLQQAPSTTQ from the coding sequence ATGAAAATACGATCTGTTTCCAAGACTTGTCTTCGTCTGCTGTGCGCTCTGGTGCTGCTCTTATCGGTCGCGCCAGGTGGAGCGGCCCGTGCTGCCGAGAGTGTCAACCTGCCACTCAAGGTGGCCCTGGGCATGGCCATCAGTAACAATCTCGATTTGCGTGTCGATGCCCTTGATTCATCTTTAGCGGCGGCGGACATGGAAGGTAGCCAGAGTATTTATGATCCGGTGTTGAGTTTCTCGGCCAATCACGGGCAGACCTTTTACACCGGAGAAACCTATGGCACCAAAGATACCTCCTCGTCACTGGGGCTGACCCAATACCTGTCCACCGGCGGTAGTGTCACGGCCTCGGCCCGGGCCGGCTATACCAAGCCGGTTTCTGATTTCCCGGATGATGACTGGACCGATTGGTATACCTCTGTGGGCATCTCCATCTATCAGCCGTTGCTGAAAAATTTTGGTCGGGAAACCATGGAACTGAACATCTCCCTGGCAGAGTACGACCATAAAGCCTCCCTGGAAGATTTCCGGGATTCGGTCAGTGAAACCGTTTACTCGGTGATAAAAGCCTATAACCGGTTGTTTACTTTACGGCAGGTGCTGGACTCAAAGGAAGATGCCCTGAACTCGGCCCGGCAGCTGAAGGAAAACATTCAACGTCAGGATGCCCCGGGTGAACAACAGGATGTGGAAATTGCCAATACCGAATACGCCATCAGTCAGCGCTTAAAAGAGCTGGTTGATGCGGAACGGGCAATCAAGGATCAGGAAGCAAAACTGCGCTACCTGATCGGCGTGGCGGATAAAACCACCCTTATCCCGGTGGACCCCCCTTCCCGGGAAGAGCCGATGGAAACCCTGGATCAGGCAATTGAGCTGGCCCAGGAGCAGCATGCAGAGCTCAAGCAATTGCGGCTGGACCTGAAAGCGAACGAACTGCGCGAGCGAGTCAGCAAACGCAAGCTGCTGCCGAACCTGGGGATCACCGCCAGCGGCGGGGTACGTGGTTTGGATGATCGTTTCAGTGATAGCGTCGACCAGATGGGCCAGGGTAAGGGGCGCTGGTGGTCAGCCGGGCTGCAGTTCAGTATGCCGCTGGGCAATACCGCCGCCGAAAGCGATTACCGGATGAAAAAGTTACGCACCCGGCAGCTGCAGAGCCGTTTGACCGCTACGGAATGGAAAATTCGCGATTATATCGAAGCGGATATGCGCGCGTTGATTTCTGCCCGGGTGCAGATTCAGGTGACTGATAAGGCGGTGCAGAGCGCACAACAGCGGCTCGATCGTTACCGTGCCAGTCTGGCCCGTAAAACGTCGACGGTCCAGAACCTGCTCGATGCGGAAAGCGACCTGCTTTATGCCCGCAACAGCCAGGTGGCAGCCCTCGAGGATTTCGCCAATGCTGTGGCCTTGCTGTGGAAGGATGCCGGAGTTTTGCTGGAACGGGAAGATATCCATATTGAGACGGCCGACCCCGAGGATCTGACCGCCGAACCCCGCGGTTTTCCCAGTGCTGAGCAGGCGGTCGCTACGGTCTCCGCGGCGACTCCAGAAGCCACCCCGGAACAGTCCGCCGCCTCTGCCCGGGTCGCCCAGCAGGTGACCCAGGCGATTCTCAAAAATGCTGCCGAAGAGCAAAAGGAAGAGCATAATAAACCTTCTCTCGAACAGGAGATCAAACCGGCGGCGACCGGCCAATCCGTTGCAAAAGCGGAGCCGGCTGTAAAGGCTGTGGCTGCCCAAGCACCAGCCGCAGCGGTTGCGTATCGACTCCGCATTGGCGAGTTCATTGCTGCGGAACTGCCGCGGGTGCGGCGGCTGATCAGAGCGGCCGGGCTGCAACCCCAGCAGGCCGAAGGGGAGCCTCATTCCCAGTTCGTGATCCGCCTGGTGCTGGGAGATTTTTCCAGTCTCGGTCCGGCCAAGAGCGCGTTGGAGCAACTGGCTGGCAGCGGAGCGGACGGCTTTGTTCTGCCCCATGGCGTGGACGGCTACCGGGCCTATGCCGGGTCATTCTTTGATCGGGCTGGAGCCGAGCGGGAACAACAGCGGCTGGCAGCAAAAGGGCTGACCTTGAGCCTTGAAGAAACCCGGGTCAAATTGCCGACCACCCTGGTGACGGTTGGACCCTTCAGCGGGCAACAGGCCGCCCGCCAGGTTGTGACTGCCCTGGAAAAGAAGGGGCTTCGGCCAACCTTGCAGCAAGCACCGTCCACAACACAGTGA
- a CDS encoding aconitate hydratase, which yields MAQNITQKIISAHLVEGQLVPGEEIAIRIDHTLLQDATGTMAMLEFEALGLDRVGVDLATQYVDHNLLQTDFKNADDHKYLRTACAHYGVHYSEPGNGISHIVHMERFGRPGLTMLGADSHTPGAAGVSMLAIGAGGMDVSLAMAGYPYYFPCPIVLGVKLTNRLSDWVSAKDVILEMLRRYDVKGCVGKVIEYFGPGVETLSATDRMTIGNMGTELGATSTVFPADGRTRQWLESQGRGKDWSELTADQGCSYDEYDEIDLSSVEPLIACPTSPGNIKRIEEVAGTKVDQVIVGSSVNGSYRDLMVTAKILEGKHSAGGLSLHVNPGSRQVLENVAESGGIMPLLLAGTRIHQSGCLGCIGMGQAPGTDEVSLRTFPRNFPGRSGTKSDKVYLCSPETAAASALKGVIADPRELAEQMDYPRISDPNNYLVDTSSIVFPSPESMQTEILMGPNIMPFPELDALPETLDAKIVLIVEDNISTDTIMPAGSKVLPLRSNIKAISEYVYYQIDPDFHKRCREYRNAIIIGGENYGQGSSREHAALAPRYLGVRAKIVKSFARIHKANLCNFGILPLTFKNPGDFERASQGARVELPDLRKIIERGGVEIPVLIDQQEIITRLEVSDRQRQHLLAGGVLNFVRNQIKEA from the coding sequence ATGGCACAAAACATAACTCAAAAAATCATCTCGGCTCACCTCGTTGAAGGGCAACTTGTCCCCGGCGAAGAAATTGCTATCCGTATCGACCATACCCTTCTTCAAGACGCGACCGGAACCATGGCTATGCTTGAATTCGAGGCATTGGGACTTGATCGTGTCGGAGTCGACCTGGCCACGCAATATGTCGATCACAACCTATTGCAAACCGATTTCAAGAATGCGGATGATCACAAGTATCTACGCACCGCCTGTGCTCATTACGGGGTACATTACTCGGAACCGGGTAATGGTATTTCGCATATCGTGCACATGGAACGTTTCGGTCGGCCAGGGCTGACCATGCTGGGTGCCGATAGCCATACTCCGGGAGCGGCAGGGGTTTCGATGCTGGCGATTGGCGCGGGCGGGATGGATGTCTCCTTAGCAATGGCCGGATATCCTTATTATTTCCCCTGCCCAATAGTTCTTGGGGTCAAATTGACGAATCGTTTGTCCGACTGGGTCAGCGCGAAAGACGTGATCCTGGAAATGCTCAGGCGCTATGACGTCAAAGGATGCGTCGGCAAAGTGATTGAATATTTCGGCCCAGGAGTTGAAACACTCTCAGCCACTGACCGCATGACGATCGGCAACATGGGGACTGAACTGGGTGCAACCTCAACAGTTTTTCCTGCAGATGGACGAACCCGGCAATGGCTTGAATCTCAAGGTCGGGGAAAAGACTGGAGCGAACTTACCGCCGACCAAGGCTGTTCCTATGACGAGTACGATGAAATCGATCTGTCAAGTGTTGAACCACTGATCGCCTGTCCGACATCGCCGGGCAACATCAAGCGGATTGAGGAGGTTGCGGGAACTAAGGTCGATCAGGTCATCGTCGGATCCAGTGTCAATGGCAGCTATCGGGACCTGATGGTTACAGCCAAAATCCTGGAAGGAAAACATTCCGCAGGAGGTCTATCATTACATGTTAATCCAGGGAGTCGGCAGGTACTCGAAAATGTCGCAGAGAGCGGCGGTATCATGCCGCTGTTACTGGCAGGAACGCGCATTCATCAATCCGGCTGTTTGGGGTGTATCGGCATGGGCCAGGCGCCAGGCACTGATGAAGTAAGCCTACGGACTTTCCCGCGCAACTTCCCCGGCCGTTCCGGGACCAAGAGTGACAAGGTTTATCTCTGTTCCCCGGAAACTGCTGCCGCCTCGGCTCTCAAAGGGGTCATTGCCGACCCGCGTGAGTTGGCCGAACAGATGGATTATCCGCGCATCAGCGACCCGAACAATTACCTTGTCGATACAAGTTCCATTGTTTTCCCGAGTCCGGAATCGATGCAAACCGAAATTCTTATGGGTCCGAACATCATGCCGTTTCCGGAGTTGGACGCCTTACCCGAAACCCTGGACGCTAAAATTGTGCTGATTGTCGAAGACAACATCTCAACGGATACGATAATGCCCGCAGGAAGCAAGGTTTTGCCATTACGCTCCAACATTAAGGCCATCAGCGAGTATGTCTACTACCAGATTGATCCAGATTTCCACAAGCGCTGTCGGGAATACCGGAATGCAATTATCATTGGCGGAGAGAACTACGGACAGGGGTCCAGTCGAGAACATGCTGCGCTGGCCCCGCGCTATCTTGGAGTACGGGCCAAAATTGTCAAAAGCTTCGCCCGTATTCACAAAGCCAACCTATGTAATTTCGGGATCCTCCCCCTGACCTTCAAAAACCCCGGGGATTTTGAACGAGCATCACAAGGAGCCCGGGTCGAATTGCCGGATTTGCGGAAAATCATCGAACGCGGTGGAGTTGAAATCCCAGTTTTGATCGATCAGCAGGAAATTATCACACGACTTGAGGTTTCGGATCGACAGCGTCAGCATCTATTGGCCGGTGGAGTCTTGAATTTCGTTAGAAACCAGATAAAAGAAGCCTGA
- a CDS encoding metallophosphoesterase, which translates to MKLFLVIFLLTYAAVHTLVFWGFYPLFQNHYALPGLLGIWMAAMIAAPIAVRLCERQGFESLARGLAWVGYSWMGGVFIAFSLFAVIACGDLLMKLVSWPVPALTRYSVHSATSAGIVLFLVVVGSCYGLYEARNLRTERVTLTSSKLPPGTKPLRIAQISDLHLGLIHRDETLAPIIARLQQLEPDLLVATGDIVDAQINHLEGLAELWQKLTTPLGKFAVTGNHEYYAGLDQALDFLGKSGFRVLHNESIEVGDYIKLAGVDDPARGNQPAEEKALGSPSERFTLLLKHRPAIEDNSVNGFDLQLSGHTHRGQIFPFNLLTGLQYPRQNGLYALAGGAHLYTSRGTGTWGPPMRIFSPPEITLFEIVAQE; encoded by the coding sequence ATGAAGCTGTTCCTGGTCATTTTCCTTCTCACCTATGCCGCCGTTCACACCCTGGTGTTCTGGGGATTCTACCCTCTGTTCCAGAATCATTATGCTCTGCCCGGCCTGCTGGGAATCTGGATGGCAGCCATGATTGCCGCCCCCATCGCTGTTCGCTTGTGCGAACGGCAGGGTTTTGAGTCCCTCGCCCGCGGCCTGGCATGGGTGGGATACAGTTGGATGGGCGGGGTTTTTATCGCTTTCAGCCTGTTTGCGGTTATCGCCTGCGGGGATCTACTTATGAAGCTGGTCAGTTGGCCGGTTCCCGCCCTGACCCGTTACTCTGTCCACAGTGCTACAAGCGCAGGAATAGTGCTCTTTCTGGTGGTCGTCGGGAGCTGCTACGGCCTTTACGAAGCCCGCAACCTGCGCACTGAAAGGGTCACCCTGACGTCCTCAAAGCTGCCACCAGGCACCAAGCCCCTGCGCATAGCCCAGATTTCCGACCTGCACCTCGGCTTGATCCACCGGGACGAAACCCTCGCCCCGATCATCGCCCGGCTGCAGCAACTCGAACCCGACCTGCTGGTCGCAACCGGAGATATCGTCGACGCCCAGATCAACCACCTGGAAGGCTTGGCAGAACTCTGGCAGAAGTTGACAACACCACTGGGAAAGTTTGCGGTCACCGGTAACCACGAGTACTATGCCGGCCTTGATCAGGCCCTCGATTTCCTCGGCAAGAGCGGCTTTCGAGTCCTTCACAACGAGAGTATCGAAGTCGGCGATTATATAAAACTGGCCGGGGTCGATGACCCGGCCCGAGGCAACCAACCTGCTGAAGAAAAGGCCCTTGGCAGTCCCTCAGAACGTTTCACTCTGCTGCTGAAACATCGCCCAGCGATAGAAGACAACTCTGTAAATGGCTTTGACCTGCAACTGTCAGGGCATACCCATCGCGGGCAAATCTTCCCGTTCAACCTGCTCACCGGATTGCAATACCCCCGCCAGAACGGCCTTTACGCTCTAGCCGGCGGCGCCCACCTCTACACCAGCCGCGGCACCGGCACCTGGGGCCCACCCATGCGGATATTCTCTCCTCCGGAGATCACTCTGTTTGAGATCGTGGCTCAGGAGTAG
- a CDS encoding DUF362 domain-containing protein — protein sequence MGTHWIDEGCINCGACAEVCPVDAISEQGDVHVIDKETCTDCGSCDSVCPVDVINWETTA from the coding sequence ATGGGAACTCATTGGATCGACGAAGGCTGTATCAACTGTGGTGCTTGTGCTGAAGTTTGTCCGGTTGATGCGATCAGTGAACAGGGGGATGTGCATGTTATCGATAAAGAAACATGCACCGATTGCGGAAGCTGTGACAGCGTCTGTCCCGTCGATGTCATCAACTGGGAGACGACAGCCTGA